tgatgctcagggctcctagcttgtcataaatatactcatttcacttgttttttttggtctttgttgtaaagagggctcgccagaagcgtctgtctattccaccatcttggctccacctgtcttggctttttttgttgttgttattaaacaCACCAGGGATTATGCAGATCATTCTTTAGAACAGGAAAGTTTGAAAGCAAATTTTCCTAGATGCTCTTGGTCGAAGGAGCAGTAGGGGACATAGATCTTCCACCAAATCCAATTTGATCTGATCATGAGCCAGCTAGTGTCTGGAAGGGATGGCATGGGTGAGATGTAAAGATGTTCCCTTTAgcagaagagattggctttataagaatgagcaatttttttttttctcttccattaaAACATGGTACCACACTTAACATGGGTTGGGCAGTGTGTTTTTGACCAAAATCTTGTTTAGGCTctgaaattaacaacaacaacaacaggggtggAGGGGAAACTAATCTCCTCCATCCCCCTGCATGTCAGAACAGCAGGTGTGCCTATTTTCAGAGGTAAGTGAAATATTTGCCAAATCATTTGGCACATCTCGACTCAGAATGTGCCAAATTACCTGTCAAGGCTAAACCGCCTTTTCTTGGAAAGATAAGTGTCCCTCCATACACATTTGCATGGACCTACAGTGCCATCCGGTGGCTCATTATGTTGATCACAAGTGTGCAGGCCTCCAATTGTCTTCTAGGGCTTGGATCTAAGCTGACCACCCTTGCTTGACCATTGGTTCCTTTGGTACTCAGAGCTTTTGAAACGTGGTAAGGTACAATGTGTGCTTTTGAATGAGCTGGGTTGGAGGAGAATGGTGTCAAAACTTGGACATCATGTCTATGGTGCTCTGAGTGAGAATGGGAGCTCCCTGTAGAATTTTCCAACCAGGGCTTTAAACTGGTTCATTCCGATTCAAACCCCTGatgagaatttggatttctaataagttccttactgagaatttgcatttccaccccagatacactgaatcagaatctacattttaacaaggtccccaggtgattcttacgtataacttcctgggaacttgttagaaatgcaaattctcagcagggatttgaaccagaACAAAAAGGTTCATAGCCCTGTTTCCAACTAGCAAACATCCAAATGCCTTCTTCCATTGAATCAACACCAAGAGAAGTCTGCTAACACACCCAGATCCCTGTATTTAAGTTCCTGGGCTTCCTCACCTTGTATTATGGGGATTGGACCAGCTATAAGCATGGTAAACTACTTTATTTTACTTACACTTCATAAAGAGTCTCAAGTTTTTAATTCTCTCTTGTCCAATTGCTCCCTTAAAATGCCCTTTCCAAGGTGCAgtgtttctcttttaaaaaagaatacaaagaggCTTGGGCCAAATAAGATTATAAAAAGTAggtaaagaagaagaaagagagaaaatgaaggatgaaggaagagaaaaaatacagGCTTGATTCTCTTAGACAACTGAATGGTCAAGTTGACCCTACCTCTTCTAATGTCAGTTTCTATAAAATGCAGAGCAAATAGGGCTGCCAATCACATGGTAACAGCAGCAGCTGTGTATTGCCACAAAGAGATGCCTTTTGGATAATAGCTGTGTAATGCTTGAGACAAAGCATGGAGCTGGACcaaccaaaagcactggaaaCTCCTTTATACATTCATGCCATGTTGGTTCTGAAGAGGTCAGAGCTCTCACTGGGGGAACGTTACAAAAAGGAAGCAAGATTCTGGATGGAATTTGCagttgtcagtttgtcgtactgtggtggcttgaatgttgctatgatgctggaagctatgccacaggtatttaaaataccagcaggatcacccatggtggacaagcttcagcagagattccagattaagatagactagaaaggtTGGAAAGCACCCAAAATACAActaggaagagctgccccctcaaagtagaatccatcttaatgacgtagatggggtaaagctttcaggaccttcatttggtgatgtggcataattcaaaatgagcagaaacagctgcaaacatccattaataatcaagatatggaatgtacaaagtacgagtctacgaaaattggaagtcatcaaaaattaaatagaatacataaaaatctatatcctaggcatttttttttttttttaggcattagtgagctgaaatggactgatatcggtcattttgaatcagacaatcatatagtctactatgctggaaatgacaaattgaagaggaatggcatcatattcactccagaaaaacattttcagatctatcctgaagtacaacaatgtcagtgaaaggataatattccttctcctacaaggaagactagttaatacaactattattcaaagttacacatcaaccactaaggctaaagatgaagaaattgaagatttttaccaacatctgcaatCTAAAATGGGTCAAACATGGAATCCAgatacattgacaattactggtaattggaatgtgaaagttggaaacaaagaaggatcagtggttggaaaatatggctttggtgatagaaatgacaccggagatcgcatgatagaattttgcaagaacaacaatttattcattggaaatacattttttttttaaacaacataaatgttgactatacacctggaactcaccagatgaaatacacaggaatcaaatcgactccatctgtgaaaagagacaatggagaagctcaatatcaacagtcagaacaagaccaggggctaactgcagaacagactatcaattgttcatatgcaggttcaagtcaaagctgaagaaaattagagcaagtccatatgagccaaaatatgaacttgagtatatcccaaccaAATTTAGAGGCTGTCTCAAGACTAGACATGACgtaatgaacactaatgaccgaagaccagacgaggtgtgagatgacatcaaggacatcatgcatgaagaaagcgaaaggtcattaaaaagacagaaaagaaagaaaagtccaaaatggatgtcagaagagactctgaaactagctcttgaacGTATAGTGGCTAAATCAattgggagaaatgatgaagtaaaagagctgaacagaagatttcaaagggcagctcgagaagacaaagtattataatgacatatgcaaacacctggagttaagccaaaagggaagaacacactcagcatttctcgagctgaaagaactaaagaaataattcaaaattcgagttgcgatattgaaggattctaatggCAAAATataacaatgcaggaagcatcaaaaaatccaaggaatacacagagtcactctactaAAATAATTTGATtgatcttcaaccatttcaagaggtagcatatgatcaagaactaatggtatcgaagaaggaagtccaagctgcactgaaggcactggagaaaaacacagctccagaaattgacggaatacctactgagatgtttcaacaaatggatgcaatgctggaagtgctcatttgtctatgctaagaaatttagaagacagttatctagcaaaccaactggaagagatccatatttgtgcccattccaaagaaagatcatccaacagaatgcagaaattattgaacaatatcattactatcacatgcaagtaaaactacgctgaagataattcaaaaacagttgcagcagtacatggactgggaactgccagaaattgaaactGGGTTCAGAagcggatgtggaaccagggatatcattactaatatcagatggatcttggctgaaagcagagaataccagaaagatgtttacctgtgttttgttgactatacaaaggcattcaactgtatggatcataagaaattatggataatattgaaaagaatgggaattctagaacaaataattgtgcttatgaggaacctgtgtgtagaccaagaagcagtcattaaacagaacatggggataccgacgggtttaaagtcaagaaaggcatgtgtcagggttgtatcctttcaccatacttattcaatctgtattctaaggaaataatccaaaaagctgaactacatgaagaagaaagcaggatcaggattggaggaagaccaacaacctgtggtatgcagatgatacaatgttgcttgctgaacgtgaagaaaatttgaagagcttactgatgaagatcaaagactatatgcagccttcggtatggattgcaccttaacataaagaaaacaaaagtccttacaactgggcccataagcaacaccatgataaatggagaaaatattgaagttgtcaaggatttcattttacttggatcaacaatcaacaccctcggaagcagcagtcaagaaatcaagcaatgtattgcattgggcaaatctgacatacccctttaaagtgttcaaaagcaaagatgtcaccgtgaggactaaggtacgccttacccaagccatggtatttttaatcacctcatatgcgtgtgaaagctggacaatgaataaggaagactaaagaagaactgatgcctttgaattgtggcgttggtgaagaataccaaatataccacagactgccagaagaatgcacaaTCTTCTCTTGGAAAAAgaacagcaagaatgctccttagaagcaaggatggtgagacttcgtcttatgtacttttgacatgttatcaggagggaccagtccctggagatggacataatacttcataaagtagagggtcatcgaaaaagaggaaaactctcagttAGATAGACTGacggagtggctgcaacaatgggttcaaacatattaagaattgtgaggatgggaaaGGACccagaagtgtttcattctgttgtacataggatcactattagtcgaaaccaactcgacagcacctaacaacaataacaccacaAATAGGTTCGTTTTTTACATTGGTTTTCCCAGTGTGGGTTGACAGAGACCTGAAATCTGTTTTAGCTTCAAAATCTCAGAAACTGTGAGTCTAGAATTAGACATTTCAGTTTGTCACTTCTtcaattttttgaaaagatcCCGTGAAAAAAATCATCATTTCCTCTGGTGGGCAGGCTGTTTCCATCCCAAATAAATTAAATCCATCTGGTTGCAATCATGGCCGACTATACCTTCTGGGGCTATACCTtccattattttccattttctatttaaTCTTATTCAATTTCAACGCATTGTATAAAATATTCAGAAGTGAAAGAAACAGAGATGATCGATTAGGCCAATACTCCATTTACTGATGTGGAAATTGAGGCCCATTTCTTGGTTTGTATTTTCTAAGTGAATAGAAGCCTCTAGCCTATAGTAAGAAGACTAATATAAAAGGTGCAATTACTTCCAGGTTTgtcacattaaaaataaaatagcctTAAGCTTGATATCAACAAATAACATAATTTAAGAGTCTGGTGAAAAGATTAGGAGAATAGTGTTATTACACATGCTTCCCCGTCTTGCCACATTCCAGGAAAGGATATGGACTCTTTAATGATATATGGAATGACATACCCATCTGGGCTCTGAACCAGGAATGCTGGGTTGCCTGACTCTGACGTCACTAACATAAACTGACTCATTTGGACTTTGAAACCTTATAGTGGGGGAATTGTGGTTTTCTGGATTGTTCTATCTGAGATGCAGAAAGACTTTAAAAATAAGTTCAGTAAACACACAGTGTGTGATCAAAGACTTGGGAGAGTGATATTATATGAATGCCTGTCTGAGAAGCAGAACCTCAATTAGGAAGAGGCATGGGGAAATTTATTTTAGGAACTATGATTAGGCTACTGGCTGCCAAGAATGACTTGCTTAAATTACTTCCATTGGTTGCCTATTGGAAGCAGACTTGCTGGAACACCAGTCCAAGTAATGGAGGACAGTATGCAAGGAGAATTTGGTTAGCTGAGATTCAAGGGGAGGGGCCTTAAAATGAAAATCGAGACTATATTCTCAACATTCTTTCATTATAAAGGACAAAGACCCACTCTAACCAgctcaaattaaaacaaaaaatcaagctcAGTAATTGATAGACCTCACCTGGCCATCACAGACACCTATGGGCATAAAGCAAAACACAGTTGGACCTCCTAGAGCCTGAAACTTGGAACTACAAAGTCAGTAACTGATGTCCTGAGAGAtctctcttcccctccttccTAATCAATACATATTTACCAATTCATATAATACACCTATATCAATAAGCAAAACATACAAAGATCCCATCCTTGTTGAACACTGTATTCCAACTTTCCTTTCTCCCCTCTCTCATTTCTACACCTCATTGCTCATCTGTTCCATTCTTCTCCTTACAAACGAACTTCTCTGGTTCACTCCCAGTCTCTGCTCCCCTGTAAGTTCAGCAGGGATCGACTATGTCAGACAGTCCACCTCTGATTCCCTGAGATCTTTCGGCTCTAGTATTCAACTAAAAGTTTACAGCTGACCACTGGTTGGCTTTCGGTCAGAGGTTATTCCTAATCCAGGGTACAGGGTACAAACATAGATGTCTAGGCTGACCTCTTCAGCTAGGGTCATTGATGGATGCAGTTCCTAGAAAAATGGGTTATGGCTGAGGTGGACACCCTGAAATATACCTACTACTAgattatgtattttatttctctGAATTTATACAAGTCTCCTCTGATAAATTCTAGAATACGTCCCTGACTACACCATGCTACTGAATCTTCCTTTGCTATCACCAATTTAAAGATGATATGGTCAATTTTTGCCAAAGTTTTTATCATTCTATCATACCACCAGCCTTTTTGTTGGGCAGAATtcagaaccaaatagaaattttCCTCAACTCTTCTGCTTCTAAATGATGTAATTGTCAGCAAGGCAAGTCAACAATTTACCAGATGCTCTGATGTTAGCAGAAGGACACTTCTAGCATATGTCCAGCTAGAGTAATGAGGTATTTCAACAATCTTGTTTCTGTGCCAAATTTCAGGAAAACATCATGTATATTATAGTCTAAGATTCTACAAGCCTTTGCCTAGTTTTAAGACCATGGCAGTGGTATACGACAGTCACGATATTACTTTGGTTTCTCATTCCTTTTATTCTATTGCAAGTACTCTTGGCTAAAGTCTTATCCTTAGGTTTATGCacatgatatgatatgatatatgaTATGATACGATATGGCAGAATATGATACGATCTCAACtctcaatttgcacttgccattGGGATTTCCCACTTTAAGGGGCCTTCCCTGGACTCGTTACATGCCATGTAAAACCCTTCGCAATGCCTTCCCACTCCATAAACTTTACACTTGATCTTGAAGAACAGTTCAAAAGCTACCTTGTGACACTTCAGTGATACTGATAAAAAAGAATGGGTCAAAATTAAATGATGTCTAATTTTGCACTGTGAAACATACAGAAGGTCAAGTAAGGAGTCCAGCCTTAGGAGGCCAtgctcaggagaagcctctgtgaACATCGGTAATGTGAGGATCTTGTCCGGTATGTGGAGGATGAATTGAGTCATTTGAAATCAAACTAGAACACATTCAGTGAGCAGAATCACAGACAACTGTCACTAAGCTTTTCAAAGTTGGGGTCTCCAATTTCAGCTTCACAAATACAGGTACATAAACATCCACCATGACAACCTGTCACATACTGGTATAGCTGTTATACATCTGCCTGGTACTTGACGGAATGATTTTCTTCATCGAAGTTGTCAAACTGGAAAATTCATCTGTTGCTGATGACAGTGGAACCTTCCTTTGCAGGGAGACAGGTAGGATTGCCAGGAGACCACTAAAAATTGAGGCTTCGAAACAAATGATTTCTCCTGCTGAGACCATAGCTCCTGAACAGGCAAGCCTTGAAGCTTCTCTTACGAGATGTCTTCATCAAAATATATGCTTTCGCTCAACAGGATAAAATTTATTTTGCATACAATTATATCAGTCATGACCTACTGCAGTTTTAAAATGACTCATGCTTTTCAAATAGCTACTACGTGAGTGATATCATTTAGCCCCCACAATAACGCTATGATAATGAGAGTAGTTCTTATTGTCATCATTCAGTGTAGGATGACACTGAAAGATTTGAGAAATTACGTGATTTGCTCAAAGGCTGGAGAAACTGcgtgacttgctcaaagtcatatGCCCTGTGAGCAAAGTGACTAGAACCTACTAGGTGCTCTGGCTCCTGACCTAACACTCCTCACCAAAGCACtgcatctttttttctcttacattgagcaaatctcaTCTCATGGTTATTCTTTTGGTTGAAAGTGGCTTCCACAGTTCATGCCCTCACATTTATATCCCAGCCATAAAGATGAGATACTTGCTAGCCACATGGCTCCATACCCattaccagttgtcattgagtcaattcggactgaTAGctcccctacaggacagagtagaacagactccacagggtttccaaggccgtaatctttaaaaggagccctggcggcacagtgattaagagctcggctgctaatcataaAGGTCCAGAGtaccaacccaccagccactccttggaaaccctatgggggcagttctactctgtccaatagggtcaatgtgagtcagaatcaaaggcaatggatttcgtttttttttttttctaatatttaaggatgcaaactgccatatctttctcccactggcGGCTggtgggtggctggtgggttccttCTTACCTTTCCGTTGGGAGCCCAGCAATTAACCatggtgctaccagggctccttttgggctCCACACAGCAGTAAGGAAAGCTGTAaaacataatctttttttttttttctttttcctaggcAACCATGTGCCTTGCTAAAATTTAGGGGATATCTATTAATAAACGAAGAAGGAAAACTGGATGCTCTGAAAAGCCATCTTTGCATCCTTCCCAGGTGTGGCTCCTCTCTCACTGCAGCCAACTCCACCAGTGTGGATTCTGGAAGCTTAATCACCTAAGTCCTGGaacttgcactttttttttttttttaatctgctgcaATGAATCACCTGCATGCTCATCAAATCAGACCAGCTGTGGACACCAGCTCTGAGATCACCACTAAGGACTTCAAAAAGAAGGTTGTGGACAAAGGGGAGGATGGAAGAGATAAACCTGCTAATGgaaatgctaaaggagaaaaTGAGGAACAGGAAGTGGACAGTGAGGtagaaggagaaaagggagaaagaaggtGGGGAGGAACGTTCTccgaggaaaaggaggaggaagaaggcagTGGTGAGGAAGAGGAGAGGTGAGGAGGCCGAGGCATCAACTGGACAAACTGGCAGCTGAACTTGATGAGAATGACAGTGTCGACACTAAGAAGCAGAAGACAAGTGAGGATAACTagacagcaaaaaaagaaaagttaaatttaaaagaaaaaaagaaaagttaaatttaaaagaaaaaaaaaaaaagggcaccaTCACCTAATCACCCTCCACTTCCCGTCTCAGAATCTAAATGTGGTCACCTTGGAGTAGAGAGTCCCTCCCTCCAGCCCACCACAGGCTGCACTACCAcagaaccaaaaccacaatgtgcATTtgcaacagaggtagaaaaaagaaCCAAAGCTTCCAAAATcctgttttttttccttaaaagtacttttaaaaggaaaatttgtattttttatttacattGTGTATTTTTGCACATACTGTTAGTAGTCAGTTATTTTTAATGATCTCAATGACCAAGCCTGCTTTCCAGAGCATTCTGTGTCGTACTTGTAACTTTATTTGTGACGTGAACATGCTTATTATAATCTCaaaggagatttaaaaaataaaaataaaccttgtgaaaaaaagcaaaaacaacaacaaatacaatcTTATTCCCAGAATTCCagtaactttttttgtgtgtgtgtacttagCTGTACTATAAGTAGTTGGTATACATGAAATGGTGAAAAAGGCCCatgaaaggtttttttgtttgtttgtttttccttttgttggtCTACGAAGTTGttcatctgtctgtctatttatTTTTGGCCTGTTTGATGTATGTGTGAAACAGTGTTGTCTAACAATAAACCAGAGTTTTATTTTGCTGAGTTGTtctaagaaagaaagagaacaatTTTGGGAAGACAAACGTCTGCTATACAGTATCCAAAGAGAATACCGAAAAGAAGTGAGTCTTGTTTGGTGTGATGCAATTTTAAGAACAATATTTTTTGGTGTTGAAATGGGATCTTCTAAATGactaaattatggataacatttcaaagaatgggaattccagaatatctaattgtgctcatgagaaatctgtacatagatcaacaggcagttgttcaaacaaaacaaagggatactgcgtagtttaaagttaggaaaggtgtgtgtcagggttctaccccttcaccatacttatccgatctgtatgctgagcaaataatccaagaagctgggctatatgaagaagaatggggcatcaggattggaggacgactcattaacaacccgagaTATtcaaatgacacaaccctgcttgctgaaagtgaagaggacttgaagcacttactgatgaagatcaaagaccacagccttcagtatggattacagttcaACATAAaacgaaaattctcacaactggaccaacaagcaacatcatgataaatggagaaaatattgaagttgtcaaggatttcattttacttgcatctacaatcaatgcctgtggaagcagcagccaagaaatcaaatcatgcattgggcgaatctgctgaaaaaacctctttaaagtgttaaaaagcaacgatgtcattctaaggactaagatgcgcctgacccaagccatggtgtttcagcTGTCTCTTATTCAtgcgaaatctggacaatgaatcaggaggactgaagaataattgatgtttttattttattttattttttatatatataatggtgtgttggcgaagaatattgaataaaccatggactgccaaagaacgaacaaatctactttggaagaagtatagccaaaatgctccttagaagcaaggatggcaagactttgtctcatatactttggacatgttgttaggaagggccagtccctggagaaggacatcacgctgtgtaaagtacagggtcagtgaaaaaaaggaagaccctcaactagatggactgacacagtggtgcaaCGATAGGGTCAAtcgtaacaacaatcatgaggatgtcacagggccaggcagtgttttgtcctctAAGCTAGAACTGACTCTTcaacacctaataataacaacaaatgaCTCCTAGAAAGTCACCAAGCAATTGCTGTCCTGGACTACCCAGTTCCCAGAAAACTTTAGTATGGGAGATTCAGCCACATTTGTGTAAGCACTTTGGAATTTACAAAATTATTTCACAAACATTCCATAAACTTTTGAGAAAATTGCATGATCCAATTTTAACATAAACGAACACTTGTATTAAAATGGGAGGGGCTTGAGAAGGACTGGATGTTGTACTGAAGCCCATTCTAGAATGAAATAACTAAAAAGACTTAGTTCTATAATTGTTTTTAATATCTCTTTGTTTAATCTAAGTGTacaatccctgggtggcatactAATTActaacttgactgctaactgagaggttggtggttcaaacccacccagtggtaccacaaaagaaaggcctggcaatctgtttctgtagagattacagccaagtaaccctatggagcacagttctactgtgtaacacacagAGTCGtcatgaatgggaatcaacttgacagcaatggaaaaGAACGAAAGAACCTAACTAAAAAGACTTGAGTTTGAAGCCCTTGATTCTGGCTCTCACTGTGAAATAAAGATATAGCAGGGGGCCTTCAACGTTCTTCCATTGGTAGAATAGTTTCAAAAGAGAAATCTGATAGGCCAGAAGACAAAGCCTAATGAACAGTGAAAGTTAAGCAAAGGTAGAAGCTAAGAAAATCATTTATTTCTTGGAAGAGCTGAGTTCCAGAATAGCACAGATCCTGACAGTGAGGACAGATAAAATTCCTTCCTTGGCTGCTTTCACCtttctttggggtttttttcctCCCTGACATTCATTCTTCCTCTTACTTCCACTTCTATCTTTTTAGTAGATTTTGAATAATTTTCCCTTGCATTTTTAACTATACTAGTAGCCCTTTTATAGCAGCTTTGTATGTGTTATGCATATAAAAAGGAAAGTCCTTTGACATCTCAAAAGGTAATGACTGGATTCATTCAATTAGAGGCAAGAatactttgtttctcttttgggAGTTTCTCCGGAAGCTGCACTGACAAAGCAAAGCAAGTACTGGGTGAGATGAAATTCCTCCTTTTGCGTAATCGCAGGAGCCTGGGCTTGCCATTTCACAAAGCATTGCCTTCTCCACTCAGCAGAGTAAAGCAATAGCCCCCAGGGCAATCTTGTAATTATCCACAGCTCTGCTCTTACAAGGCGGTATGCAGATTGAGCTCATTTATCAACTCTTCACTTATCTAGGGTGATTATTTTAAATACAGTAAAAGTTGCTACCTTAAGAAAAAGGTGGATTGTTCCTCCACTGAAGGTTTGGTCTGAATAAGGTTATATCTGAATGTTTCCAACTGAGCCTCCAGGTAGAAATACGTGCTTTTCCATCAGccttgtctatctcactttgaaCCATTGTTATCACTTGTTTCTAGTGCACTCTCATGGATGAACCACCCTGGCTCATCATTTCAGCACTGGAGTCCCTTGGACCTTTCTCTTTCCTCCCGAGTCTCAAATGCACTGGAAAGCCCACTACTCTATCTCCATCCAAAAATAACTGATGCCCTCAACAATGCGTCTGCACAGAGCTATACAGACTAGCCTCCGTCCCTCCACAACTTTCCCATGAGCCCTGGGCTCATTCCAGATAGGTTAGGAATCCAGATTCCTCCTCTCAGGCCTGGAACGCAGTCCTAACCAGGGCTGAGGGCATCCAATATTGGCCTCCAGTGAGGCCTTCTCTTGCAGAAATGCCCAAATGATGTGGTGTTCCCAAGGATCTCTGGGTAACAACTGACTTGCTTCTGACTCCTGGTTCTTCACTTTCTATACCTACCACACTGACTCAGTCCCAGGGCCAGGCTTCTAACGCAGAGCCTTCTCCTTAGGGCTGACAGTTCCTCAACCTAATCCCAGCTATACCTGTAAGACGAGACCAGCACTGAACCCTCCTTTGGCAGGAAATCTGGATGCTCTGTCCTCCCCCTGTCAGCCTCCCAGGGCTAGAGTCTTGCCCCACACTGTAGCTGGAGTCCTGTCACTTAAATACAGATTTCCCCCCAAGGACAATAGCCCACCTCGTTGGCTACTGACCCTCAATTgctataaaaagaggaaaaattggTGCTATTTGTTGAATGCACATGCCAAGCCCTAGGCTAGTATCTGATCTATTAGTGGCCTAGGGCCCCACACACATTGGCTCTAATATCCCtcatgtaatattcttttttttttttttttaatattctagtCAAGTGGTATCATACATGCATTTCAATTTAGGCTTATTCAAGTACACATGCCCCCACAAGAATTAAAAGATATGCaaagtatttctctttttttccttttttatactgTACATTTACTGTATATATTGCATACCTAATTTATGATAAATGAAG
The window above is part of the Elephas maximus indicus isolate mEleMax1 chromosome 2, mEleMax1 primary haplotype, whole genome shotgun sequence genome. Proteins encoded here:
- the LOC126066505 gene encoding LOW QUALITY PROTEIN: prothymosin alpha-like (The sequence of the model RefSeq protein was modified relative to this genomic sequence to represent the inferred CDS: inserted 2 bases in 1 codon; deleted 1 base in 1 codon) produces the protein MNHLHAHQIRPAVDTSSEITTKDFKKKVVDKGEDGRDKPANGNAKGENEEQEVDSEVEGEKGERRWGGTFSEEKEEEEGSGEEEEXGEEAEASTGKLAAELDENDSVDTKKQKTSEDN